TGGTTTTAATTTTTTGATTGGCGTTTTCGGATTTATGGCAATGCCGACTTCTTTTTTATATTTTTTAATCTGCCGAATGCATTCGTCCGCTTTTTTTGTCGCTTCAATATGAAAAATAATCCGCTTGGCCCCTGCCTTCGCCCAATCTTCTATAATTAACTCTGGTTCTTTAACCATCAAATGAGCCTCAAACTCAACAGATAGCTTCATCCGTTCTATCTCATCTGTTTCTGCCCAAGTTTTATTGGGAACAAAAATACCATCCATAACATCAATTTGAACAAAATTCGTATAAGGCATAATGGTTTTCACCTTATATAAAAATTCTTTTTTTGTTTTTGCCAAAATCGCC
The window above is part of the Parcubacteria group bacterium CG10_big_fil_rev_8_21_14_0_10_36_14 genome. Proteins encoded here:
- a CDS encoding ribulose-phosphate 3-epimerase; the protein is MVISAILAKTKKEFLYKVKTIMPYTNFVQIDVMDGIFVPNKTWAETDEIERMKLSVEFEAHLMVKEPELIIEDWAKAGAKRIIFHIEATKKADECIRQIKKYKKEVGIAINPKTPIKKLKPFLKKINYVLVMGVDPGFSGQKFQPVTLQKIKQIKKLAPKIKIGVDGGVDQKNAKEIMKAGADFLCAASAIFKSKNIARAIENLEK